In Nitrospira sp., the genomic window TGTTGTACGATGGCGCCATCCAATCGATTGAACTCGCCCGGGTTGGGATCGAGTCGAACAATCCAAAGGACAAAGGCCGATTCCTCGGACGAGCCATTTCCATCATCGGGGAGCTCAATAGTGTGCTTGATTTCCAACAAGGCGGCGAGATTGCACGTTCGTTGCATCGTCTCTACGAGTATATGCTCAGCGAACTGGTCACGGCCAATGTTCAGAATGATGCGCGCCGACTCGCTGGTCCGCATCGTTGCCTGACCACGCTTCGTGAGGGGTGGCGGGAGATCGCGGCGCAGCAGACTCGTCTGGTTGGTGTACGATGAACTCCACAGGCGGGAATAGTCAGGCGGACATCGTGAGGCTCACGAAGACTGCGGTGGAGGCGGCTGAGCGTGGACAATGGGATGCGGTTGCGCAATGTTATGGCGAGCGTGGTGCCCTCTTGGCTGATATGCAGACACCGCTGCAAGAGGTGAGCGATTTGCTGAAACTTGATGCACAGATCCGCGATCGTGTGCATACTGTGCAAGCTGTGTTGGTATCATTATTGGGAGAAGCGGCAGCGACTAAAC contains:
- the fliS gene encoding flagellar export chaperone FliS, whose translation is MLTQYARQYEQTQVVTSSGVQLIVLLYDGAIQSIELARVGIESNNPKDKGRFLGRAISIIGELNSVLDFQQGGEIARSLHRLYEYMLSELVTANVQNDARRLAGPHRCLTTLREGWREIAAQQTRLVGVR